Proteins from a single region of Rhipicephalus sanguineus isolate Rsan-2018 chromosome 5, BIME_Rsan_1.4, whole genome shotgun sequence:
- the LOC119394694 gene encoding LOW QUALITY PROTEIN: ubiquitin-like modifier-activating enzyme 1 (The sequence of the model RefSeq protein was modified relative to this genomic sequence to represent the inferred CDS: inserted 1 base in 1 codon; deleted 1 base in 1 codon), giving the protein MKSTTAARAVLEMNPEVNIAVHENRVGPETEKVYNDDFFESLDGVANALDNVNARQYMDKRCVYYRKPLLESGTMGTKGNVQVVKPDMTESYSSSHDPPEKSIPVCTIKHFPNNIEHTLQWARDEFEGLFKQVASNAVQYLNDPEFLPKMTRRLPLSQQVVTLEEIKKILLDQRATVFDDCVVFARLRFQDQYDNQIRLLLRNYPENHTTSSGAPFWSGFKRCPHPIEFNPNNALHMDYIVAAANLRATMFGIPRNTDREAIAEMLKVVEVQXFDPLPNANVAAGNTTVAVAQSGTCLDSDRVNQLLEELPDQSELGDVELTTLEFEKDDDTNFHVDFIVAASNLRAANYNIEPADRLKSKLIAGKIIPAIATTTSLVAGLACLELYKLTQGHKKLELYKNGFVNLALPFFGFSEPIPPAKKNFHGQEYTLWTAIDIQGEITLEKFIERFKEDFEVDIIILSEGPRMLYANFQPPSTRRLKMTMSEVLEDVSKQKIDPGKRSLEFAMICTDFDGNEVEAPRIRYHRPARDDLGYFS; this is encoded by the exons ATGAAGTCCACGACGGCCGCCAGAGCTGTGCTTGAAATGAACCCCGAGGTGAACATCGCCGTACACGAAAACAGAGTGGGTCCAGAGACCGAGAAAGTCTACAACGACGACTTCTTCGAATCTCTGGACGGCGTGGCCAATGCGCTGGACAACGTGAACGCAC GCCAGTACATGGACAAACGCTGCGTGTATTACCGGAAGCCCCTGCTCGAGTCTGGCACTATGGGAACCAAGGGCAACGTGCAGGTCGTGAAGCCCGACATGACGGAGTCCTATTCGTCGTCCCACGACCCTCCCGAAAAATCGATACCTGTCTGCACCATCAAGCATTTCCCCAACAACATCGAGCACACCCTGCAG TGGGCACGAGATGAATTTGAGGGTCTGTTCAAGCAGGTGGCCTCAAACGCCGTCCAGTACTTAAA TGACCCCGAGTTTCTTCCGAAAATGACGCGAAGGCTACCACTCAGCCAGCAG GTGGTGACGCTGGAGGAAATAAAGAAAATTCTGCTCGACCAGCGAGCGACAGTCTTCGACGACTGCGTTGTCTTCGCTCGGCTACGGTTCCAGGATCAGTACGACAACCAGATACGATTGCTGCTTCGCAACTATCCAGAGAATCAC ACCACGAGCTCCGGTGCTCCCTTCTGGTCTGGCTTCAAACGGTGCCCTCACCCCATTGAGTTCAACCCCAACAAC GCCTTGCACATGGATTACATCGTGGCTGCAGCGAACCTGCGAGCAACGATGTTTGGCATTCCGCGCAAT ACGGACCGTGAGGCGATCGCTGAAATGCTCAAAGTAGTTGAAGTTC CATTCGATCCACTACCAAACGCGAACGTCGCCGCGGGCAACACCACCGTTGCAGTGGCACAGAGCGGTACGTGTTTAG ACTCGGATCGCGTAAACCAGCTGCTCGAGGAACTGCCGGACCAGAGTGAGCTCGGAGACGTGGAACTTACGACGCTGGAGTTTGAGAAGGACGACGACACAAACTTCCACGTGGACTTCATCGTGGCGGCCTCCAACCTGCGTGCCGCCAACTACAACATCGAGCCGGCCGACCGACTCAAGAGCAAGCTCATCGCGGGCAAGATCATACCGGCCATTGCCACCACCACATCGCTCGTGGCGGGCCTCGCCTGTCTCGAGCTGTACAAG CTGACTCAGGGTCACAAAAAGTTGGAGCTGTACAAGAATGGTTTCGTCAACCTGGCGCTGCCTTTCTTCGGCTTTTCCGAACCCATTCCTCCTGCCAAGAAAAAT TTTCACGGCCAGGAGTACACCTTGTGGACAGCCATTGACATTCAAGGCGAGATCACCCTCGAGAAATTCATCGAACGTTTCAAA GAAGACTTCGAAGTTGATATCATCATACTGTCTGAGGGTCCACGAATGTTGTACGCCAACTTCCAGCCTCCGTCCACGAGACGTCTCAAGATGAC CATGAGCGAAGTGTTGGAGGACGTGTCTAAACAGAAGATCGACCCTGGCAAGCGCTCCTTAGAGTTTGCGATGATCTGCACCGACTTTGACGGCAATGAAGTCGAAGCGCCACGAATACGCTACCATCGGCCAGCTCGAGACGACCTCGGGTATTTTTCCTGA